The following are encoded together in the Weissella soli genome:
- a CDS encoding LysM peptidoglycan-binding domain-containing protein, with protein sequence MKKVKAVLSGTVAAAAATLVSTTASADTYDYTVVQGDTLWHLAAVTNDTVENIAARNAIDNPNLIYIDQVVTLDSAATTSVATSVATSSAAATVASDTVDSAALASSAAASLAAASSAATTESAALASSAAASLAAASSAATESAALASSVAASSAAESAALASSEAASLAAASSAVAESVTESAALASSEAASAAAESAALASSEAASLATASSAATESAALASSEAAASSAAASSAVASAAAASSAATSIANSVAASKAASSAASVAAASSAAASVAAVEAAQSASTEEVASTSSVSGSGSVYDQFIAAGGTDLLWKYIVLPESGGNPNAVSPNGYHGLGQTMESWGYGSVATQTAGLVNYAVSRYGSIDAAVTFRQANGWW encoded by the coding sequence ATGAAAAAAGTGAAAGCTGTTCTTTCGGGAACTGTTGCCGCGGCAGCAGCAACCCTTGTATCGACAACTGCTAGTGCTGACACCTACGACTATACGGTCGTTCAAGGTGATACGTTGTGGCATTTAGCAGCCGTAACGAATGATACGGTTGAAAATATTGCGGCCCGCAATGCCATTGACAACCCCAATTTGATTTATATTGATCAGGTGGTTACTTTGGACAGTGCGGCTACGACAAGTGTTGCAACAAGTGTTGCGACCTCATCTGCAGCAGCTACTGTGGCCTCTGACACAGTTGATTCAGCTGCTTTAGCTTCATCAGCCGCCGCCTCATTAGCTGCTGCATCAAGTGCGGCAACTACTGAATCAGCGGCCTTGGCTTCGTCAGCAGCGGCTTCGTTAGCTGCTGCATCAAGTGCGGCAACTGAATCAGCGGCCTTAGCTTCATCAGTAGCGGCCTCATCTGCAGCTGAATCAGCGGCCCTGGCTTCATCAGAAGCAGCCTCATTAGCTGCCGCATCAAGTGCGGTGGCTGAATCGGTCACTGAATCAGCAGCTTTGGCCTCATCAGAAGCAGCCTCAGCCGCCGCCGAATCAGCGGCCTTGGCTTCATCAGAAGCGGCCTCGTTAGCCACTGCATCAAGTGCGGCAACTGAATCAGCGGCCTTAGCATCATCAGAAGCCGCCGCATCATCAGCTGCTGCGTCGAGCGCTGTGGCTTCGGCTGCTGCCGCGTCATCAGCTGCTACTTCCATCGCTAACAGTGTGGCTGCTTCAAAGGCTGCGTCATCAGCAGCATCTGTAGCCGCCGCTTCAAGCGCAGCAGCCAGTGTCGCTGCTGTCGAAGCTGCCCAAAGTGCTTCTACTGAAGAAGTTGCTTCGACCTCATCAGTTTCTGGCTCAGGTTCAGTTTATGATCAATTCATTGCCGCTGGTGGTACTGACTTGTTGTGGAAGTATATCGTCTTGCCGGAATCAGGTGGTAATCCTAATGCGGTTTCACCGAATGGTTATCACGGGCTTGGCCAAACGATGGAATCATGGGGATATGGTAGTGTAGCGACACAAACGGCTGGTTTGGTTAACTATGCGGTTTCTCGTTATGGTTCTATTGACGCAGCGGTGACCTTCCGACAAGCTAATGGTTGGTGGTAG
- a CDS encoding LysM peptidoglycan-binding domain-containing protein has product MKNAKLILSSVVTLATMGMTAGVANADTYSVKSGDTLSEIAETNNTTIEKLAALNGITNVNFLSIGQEIEVSADASTAESAAVTTTATSEATTTTSEATTTVATATTTSTTSSATTTSGSVYDQFIAAGGTDAMWTAIVMPESGGNPDAVSANGYRGLGQTKEAWGTGSVATQTAGMINYAVSRYGSIENAISFRQANGWW; this is encoded by the coding sequence ATGAAGAATGCAAAATTGATTTTAAGCAGTGTCGTGACTTTAGCCACAATGGGGATGACCGCAGGCGTAGCTAATGCCGATACATATTCAGTTAAGTCTGGGGATACACTCAGCGAAATTGCTGAAACAAATAACACAACTATTGAAAAATTAGCCGCATTAAATGGCATCACTAATGTCAATTTTCTGTCAATTGGTCAAGAAATTGAAGTATCAGCTGATGCAAGTACAGCAGAAAGTGCTGCAGTAACCACAACTGCGACATCTGAAGCAACGACAACGACATCTGAGGCAACGACCACTGTCGCCACCGCTACGACGACTTCAACGACGTCTAGTGCTACTACAACAAGTGGATCAGTCTATGATCAATTCATTGCCGCTGGTGGGACCGATGCCATGTGGACTGCAATCGTCATGCCTGAATCAGGTGGTAATCCAGATGCAGTTTCAGCTAATGGATACCGTGGTCTCGGCCAAACTAAGGAAGCTTGGGGGACCGGTTCCGTAGCCACGCAAACGGCGGGCATGATTAACTATGCGGTTTCACGTTATGGTTCAATCGAAAATGCCATTTCATTCCGTCAAGCTAATGGTTGGTGGTAA